DNA from Candidatus Methanosuratincola sp.:
CAACCTGGAGTTTTCCCTCAGGAGGGCAAGTATCTTTCTGTCTACCTCGTCTATATTATGCATCATTATACCCTTCCTTGTACCGTGCCGATGAACAGCTCTCGTTGCTTCTGCGCACTCTGTCTTCAATATGCTGCTAATCAAATATCTCCTTTTTGATGCTCGAGCCAAAAGATAATGGTGGCAGTAAAGACGGCAAAAAACAAATATTCTTATGCTGATAGATTCATCGGGCAAGGTGCCTTATGTTGCTTGGAGATGGATCTTTTGGAATACCCTAACGCGGGCGGCACCGCCGCCCACACTTGGAGTCGGACCTCTACTATTGAGATCCAGATCGATCCCGCCCAGATTGAGCCCTTGGTTGTTTACGTCATGGGAGTGCTCGAGCGGAACCCCTACCTGAGCCAGCTCACAAAGTCACCTGAGCCGAACGGCGTGCTTCTGCAGTACAGGCTCATTGCTACCGACGGGAGCATCCTTGATGTTGCTGCCAGGTTCACCCCCGAAAGGATATACCTGTTCTATGCCCCTTACCCCCCCTCCTCGGTCAGCGAAAAGGACCTCTTGGGCCTAGACATGGAGTTCGAGACAATAGTTCGCACATACTTCCAGGAACAGAGCAGCTCGTCCCTCTACCTGGTCTTCTCTCCAAAGATGAACATTGTGCCGCGTGCAAAGGAAAAGGGTATAAAGAAAATACTCGCGTCCGTCGTCTTCGGCAACATGCTTTACCTGTTCATGATAATCCTACTCTTCGGCATTGTGCTCTACCAGTTCTTCTTGGAGTACACGCCTCTTCTCTTGGTGGCGATGCAGTTCATAATCGTCTTCTTCGCGAACAGCCTAATCGCCGCCAGGGGAGAATTCGAGATCACCCCTGATAACCACTCGATCCACATTGCAGAGCTGCGCATGAAGCGGAACGAATTCGACCAGGTCATGAAGATCTGCCTCCCAAAGATCTCCGAAATAAAGAAGAGGATATATGACTCAACGCTTGCTGTGGGCATGCCACTTGAGGAGGGAGTTGTAGTAAAGGCGCTCAATGAATATGGTGCCGTCTGCACCCCACAGGTGGTTAAGATAAAGACCGTGAATATTTACAACATAATCAGGGATCTCGCGCGCCGCTTCGGATTCCAAGAGCCGCGGACCACCCTTCTGAACGTTCTGCCCCCAAATGCTGCTGCCACAGGCGTTTCCCCAAGGCGCGCCACCGTCCTCATAACGACTGGACTGATAGCGACTATGGAGGAGCCTGAAATCAGGGCTGTTCTGGCCCACGAGTTCAGCCACATCAG
Protein-coding regions in this window:
- a CDS encoding M48 family metalloprotease → MEYPNAGGTAAHTWSRTSTIEIQIDPAQIEPLVVYVMGVLERNPYLSQLTKSPEPNGVLLQYRLIATDGSILDVAARFTPERIYLFYAPYPPSSVSEKDLLGLDMEFETIVRTYFQEQSSSSLYLVFSPKMNIVPRAKEKGIKKILASVVFGNMLYLFMIILLFGIVLYQFFLEYTPLLLVAMQFIIVFFANSLIAARGEFEITPDNHSIHIAELRMKRNEFDQVMKICLPKISEIKKRIYDSTLAVGMPLEEGVVVKALNEYGAVCTPQVVKIKTVNIYNIIRDLARRFGFQEPRTTLLNVLPPNAAATGVSPRRATVLITTGLIATMEEPEIRAVLAHEFSHIRARDPLVLLSLATTEYLTRVYLMWPLLLQFGLIIDLAYLFLSFTLLFFVAKFLEARADLDAAVVTGNPRLLASSLRKLGLWKYQSRVFEFVNAGEWLKWDPHPPLYYRIRTLESLDPSSVRHTFIEAIKGCIKGFVNSLRGR